A DNA window from Aspergillus nidulans FGSC A4 chromosome I contains the following coding sequences:
- a CDS encoding isoamyl acetate-hydrolyzing esterase (transcript_id=CADANIAT00006953): protein MSAVEDSLYKPYDQFVLFGDSITQMSSNQDQGFGFQPALQDAYSRALDVINRGFGGYTTAHAVKVFPKFFPTPETATVRFLTIWFGANDASLLESDNKQHVPLDVYKKNLVSLVQHPATVAQQPRIIIITPTPVNEYQLQSFDEDKGNVHPTRKNSRAREYAQAAREVAESLNIPVVDLWTAFMTAVGWKEGDPLIGSREGPNDEKFASLFTDGLHLTADGYRIVYNEVVGAIEANWPDQAPGKLPYVHPAWMEAPK, encoded by the exons ATGTCTGCCGTTGAAGACTCATTGTACAAGCCCTACGATCAGTTCGTTCTCTTCGGAGACTCGATCACCCAGATGTCCTCTAACCAGGACCAGGGATTCGGATTCCAGCCCGCGCTACAAGATG CGTACTCGAGAGCCCTTGATGTGATTAACCGCGGATTTGG CGGGTATACTACTGCGCATGCAGTCAAGGTGTTTCCGAAGTTCTTCCCAACCCCTGAGACAGCCACAGTTCGGTTTTTG ACAATCTGGTTCGGGGCCAACGACGCCTCCCTCCTCGAATCCGACAACAAGCAGCACGTCCCATTGGATGTATACAAGAAGAATCTGGTGTCATTAGTCCAACACCCCGCAACAGTTGCCCAGCAGCcgcgcatcatcatcattacTCCGACTCCGGTCAACGAGTACCAGCTGCAAAGCTTCGACGAGGATAAGGGCAATGTCCATCCCACGCGGAAAAATAGCCGTGCTCGGGAGTATGCGCAGGCTGCGCGCGAGGTTGCCGAGTCTTTGAATATTCCAGTGGTCGATCTCTGGACAGCCTTTATGACGGCCGTTGGTTGGAAGGAGGGGGACCCTCTTATCGGGTCTAGAGAGGGGCCGAATGATGAAAAGTTTGCGAGTTTATTCACGGACG GCTTGCATCTCACGGCAGACGGTTATCGGATCGTATACAACGAGGTTGTTGGGGCGATCGAAGCAAATTGGCCGGACCAGGCGCCGGGGAAGCTTCCCTATGTGCACCCGGCCTGGATGGAGGCTCCGAAATGA
- a CDS encoding translation initiation factor eIF5 (transcript_id=CADANIAT00006950), which translates to MAPNNINIRRDVSDPFYRYKMEPLQSKIEGKGNGIKTVIVNLNSVAGSLSRPPAYVIKYFGFELGAQANAKPTDDRWIINGAHDSRKLQDYLDGFITKFVLCKKCKNPETDVIIKDEKIILDCKACGQRSDVDSRLKLSTFILRNNTSGKGKKDKSTKKTRRERNKEKEAANGENNGSPGESNSDNGDENEDGALEAGSDDELTRRINTAAQGIEAEDEIEDDNWNVDVSEEAVKARAKELPDDLKRALALDEGDDEGADGPTAYDELGSWVLDTATEKGGISKVEDVEIYLKAKELGIETKHKTLAVLAQTIFDEKIAKQVDGRAPLLKKMITSERHEKAFLGGTERFLGKEHPELISQVPAVLLGYYQNDLVSEETLKAWCSKASKKYVDIQTSRKVRKAAEPFLQWLESAESEEESEDDE; encoded by the coding sequence ATGGCTcccaacaacatcaacattcGTCGTGATGTTTCCGATCCTTTCTACCGTTACAAGATGGAGCCCTTGCAGTCTAAGATTGAAGGCAAGGGTAACGGTATTAAGACTGTTATCGTCAACTTGAACTCGGTTGCTGGGTCTTTGAGCCGTCCACCTGCCTATGTTATCAAGTACTTTGGGTTCGAACTTGGTGCCCAGGCCAACGCTAAACCTACCGATGACCGCTGGATCATCAACGGCGCTCATGATTCCCGGAAGCTACAAGACTATCTTGACGGATTCATTACCAAATTTGTTCTCTGCAAGAAGTGCAAGAACCCGGAGACcgatgtcatcatcaaggaCGAGAAAATTATCCTGGACTGCAAGGCTTGTGGTCAGCGTTCGGATGTTGATTCCCGCCTCAAACTCAGCACCTTCATTCTTCGCAACAACACCTccggcaagggcaagaaggatAAATCCACCAAGAAGACTCGCCGCGAGAGGaacaaggaaaaggaggcTGCGAATGGAGAAAACAATGGGAGCCCAGGCGAGAGCAACTCAGACAATGGcgatgagaatgaagatggcGCACTCGAAGCCGGCAGCGACGATGAGCTTACTCGTCGCATTAACACTGCCGCTCAGGGTATTGAAGCGGAGGATGAAATCGAGGACGACAACTGGAATGTTGACGTCTCGGAAGAGGCTGTGAAGGCTCGTGCCAAGGAGCTCCCGGACGACCTGAAGCGCGCTCTTGCTCTTGACGAGGGAGACGACGAGGGTGCCGATGGCCCTACAGCTTATGATGAACTCGGTAGCTGGGTTCTGGACACTGCTACTGAGAAGGGCGGTATCTCTAAGGTcgaggatgtcgagatcTATTTGAAGGCCAAGGAGCTCGGTATCGAAACCAAGCACAAGACTTTGGCAGTTCTTGCTCAAACCATCTTTGATGAGAAGATTGCCAAGCAGGTCGATGGCCGCGCCCCTCTGCTCAAGAAGATGATCACTTCTGAGCGCCACGAGAAGGCCTTCCTTGGCGGCACCGAGCGTTTCCTCGGCAAGGAGCACCCCGAACTTATCTCCCAAGTTCCCGCTGTCCTGCTCGGCTATTACCAGAACGACCTGGTCTCGGAGGAAACTCTTAAGGCCTGGTGCTCCAAGGCTAGCAAGAAGTATGTGGACATTCAGACCAGCAGGAAGGTTCGCAAGGCTGCGGAGCCCTTTCTCCAGTGGCTTGAGAGCGCCgaaagtgaggaagagagcgaggatgacgagTAA
- a CDS encoding putative isochorismatase family hydrolase (transcript_id=CADANIAT00006951) has protein sequence MAAISRACRIRNPAVFICDMQEKFEKAIYEFPKIVTTTTKLLRAANTLSIPIFVTTQNRARLGATVPVLQQLLNGPNVRADIDKTLFSMVTPEIDGLLPVPKKGEALMDAIIVGIETHICVTQTTLDLLERGHRVYVLVDGVSSINAEERGIALARLRDAGAIVTTSESILFEILGDANHQHFKAIAGLVKETKEETKEALEKLSKI, from the exons ATGGCTGCCATATCAAGAGCCTGTCGTATCC GCAACCCAGCGGTCTT TATCTGCGATATGCAAGAGAAGTTCGAAAAGGCCATCTATGAATTCCCCAAAAT AGTAACAACTACAACAAAACTTCTCCGCGCAGCAAACACCCTCTCCATTCCAATTTTTGTCACCACCCAAAACCGCGCAAGACTTGGCGCCACTGTTCCCGTTCTTCAGCAACTTTTAAATGGCCCCAATGTCCGCGCCGATATTGACAAGACGCTATTCTCGATGGTCACGCCAGAGATAGATGGGCTTCTACCCGTTCCGAAGAAAGGTGAAGCCCTGATGGATGCGATCATTGTCGGCATTGAGACACACATTTGTGTGACGCAGACAACACTCGATCTGCTGGAGCGCGGGCATCGAGTGTATGTTCTTGTTGACGGTGTAAGCAGTATCAACGCGGAGGAGAGGGGGATTGCGCTTGCAAGGTTGCGGGATGCGGGAGCGATTGTGACAACCAGTGAGAGTATTTTATTTGAGATTTTAGGGGATGCGAATCACCAGCACTTCAAGGCCATTGCGGGGCTTGTGAAGGAGACCAAGGAAGAGACTAAGGAGGCATTAGAGAAACTTTCAAAGATTTAA
- a CDS encoding uncharacterized protein (transcript_id=CADANIAT00006949), with the protein MDSSRQKAFKKLREPCVELSSVGLKFRGHQASPGDVLKALRSVYHVLNELAEEHVLDEKLAEYAFFPLAHIFNESKRSTVNVLELAINCLRLLVAEGWKARLSPQMGKQLIILLTLVVGGAPDSAKNDRIIQTSSVELEIAGFNCLFAIFDVLSGPTAEETIYHEIGTATVVDQTVYLLLEAIVGNRSDELCISAAKALEALYRRVSNRVVLASIMPRTVSALTKVLKPTTQTKRSYKLLAICLRVLSGILKAVLNDRVNSQLPEKSAQPQGADETLVLDESWLKATTTQIKLALTQVIQLRRHDREEVQAELLSLCIMIIEDCLTTLQESIPVLVETIVVLSDLDEQQMPNNAYSSLKHLATTYPTVLDSLKNSLHTWLTAFPRTMQSNDETAKQWAIKQITTAFQILSELQSESDLLTCDLTAGLCDSVAVIADRATSALQPLNSDLASNQTFEILGAGKESVTFSPVLLDHKSQRQTLKDLRGMISRLNFSNSANSITRLIIKRIHQEQGNSIIAPLWLATTFLKDTTQFMSSLDDFITLDDIEPSRPFSTRASMIDELYYISLPIINETMGNEDSDWRVSALALEAVALQAQELREAFRTELMDALYPVLERLASNNQALQRHAMTCLNVLTQACGYPDTSTMIVENVDYLVNSVAIKLNTFDVSPYPPQVLLMMVKLCGARLVPYLDDLVDSIFGILDLYHGYPKLVELMFKALSAIVEESTKTPSILAIENGTGNAPDHLKRKYQELNIHTLAEDFARRKAKRTEDAGLAGDNGLLNHPIRPWAEEREDKAPKDIPDSDSLSDILGKDETEEPLPPPREPEDAEKPLSKTHSLLLHIVKSLPLHLSSPSPYLRRSLLSILIDVLPVLAADENSFLPLINDLWPAVISKISFPSSIGSTSSSSSTALLNLGNDTPDESAGARNNQRGHQKQAGLNDEFDFKEETFVTTTACKAVETMFKSAGDFMASRVEAAFPRWERIYNRAWEKVCQDTDKIIERQQRQYLLEDSNPDESSTVLSTTQPQKRFIQSLSLAKAGSSSGSRAFTPHHILWRALISLFLTMLSHVRLPLAVGDRICLILGEWIARYAGTGYYSSRAAFLLKDNDSNCAGAEEEINSIETAIRAMETWNSDLTWFIFQQQDVRFRDSMGPRNGARVCEQSLQNNDSGAALLSSVAFNGGRLRFAEMNF; encoded by the exons ATGGATAGCTCCCGCCAGAAAGCTTTCAAAAAG CTCCGAGAACCATGTGTGGAGCTAAGCTCTGTTGGATTGAAGTTCCGTGGACATCAAGCTAGCCCTGGCGATGTTCTGAAAGCACTCCGTTCCGTGTACCATGTCTTAAATGAGCTCGCCGAAGAGCATGTCTTGGATGAGAAGCTTGCGGAATATgcattcttccccttggCGCACATTTTCAATGAATCCAAAAGGTCAACCGTCAATGTCTTGGAGCTGGCCATTAACTGCTTACGGCTACTTGTCGCGGAAGGATGGAAAGCACGGCTATCCCCTCAAATGGGGAAGCAGCTAATCATCCTCTTGACTCTTGTTGTGGGAGGAGCTCCGGATAGCGCAAAGAATGACCGGATTATACAGACATCCTCTGTTGAACTGGAGATAGCAGGGTTCAACTGTCTGTTTGCGATTTTCGATGTACTCTCCGGACCCACGGCGGAAGAGACAATCTACCATGAAATTGGGACCGCCACGGTTGTCGATCAGACCGTATATCTCTTGCTCGAGGCAATTGTTGGTAACCGATCTGATGAGCTTTGTATCTCTGCCGCCAAAGCTCTTGAGGCACTTTACCGACGTGTCAGCAACCGCGTCGTACTCGCGAGTATCATGCCCCGGACCGTGTCAGCATTGACAAAGGTGTTGAAGCCTACGACACAGACCAAGCGATCATATAAGCTACTTGCGATTTGCCTACGTGTGCTCTCTGGAATATTGAAAGCAGTTCTCAATGACCGGGTCAATTCGCAATTGCCGGAAAAGTCTGCTCAGCCGCAGGGTGCTGACGAGACACTAGTGCTTGACGAGTCCTGGTTGAAAGCAACGACTACTCAAATCAAGCTCGCCTTAACCCAAGTTATTCAACTGAGGCGGCATGATCGGGAGGAGGTCCAAGCCGAACTTTTGAGCCTGTGCATCATGATCATAGAGGACTGCCTCACTACATTACAAGAATCGATACCTGTGCTTGTCGAGACCATCGTTGTACTATCGGACCTAGATGAGCAACAGATGCCAAACAATGCATACTCATCCCTAAAACATCTAGCTACCACTTATCCAACGGTGCTAGATTCGCTGAAGAACTCTCTGCATACCTGGCTTACTGCATTCCCGAGGACGATGCAAAGTAATGACGAAACGGCTAAGCAATGGGCTATAAAGCAGATAACAACTGCTTTTCAGATACTGTCTGAGCTTCAGTCAGAATCTGACCTTCTTACCTGCGATCTAACAGCCGGATTATGCGACAGTGTTGCTGTAATCGCTGACCGCGCGACCAGTGCACTTCAGCCATTGAACTCGGATCTGGCAAGCAATCAAACATTTGAGATTCTAGGCGCCGGAAAAGAAAGTGTTACCTTCTCACCCGTGCTGTTGGACCACAAAAGTCAGCGGCAGACTCTCAAGGACCTTCGGGGGATGATTTCCCGGCTTAACTTTTCTAATTCTGCTAATAGTATTACGCGGCTAATCATTAAGCGTATTCACCAGGAGCAGGGAAACTCAATAATCGCACCACTATGGCTGGCCACGACGTTCCTGAAGGATACCACGCAGTTTATGAGCAGTTTAGACGACTTTATCACTCTGGACGACATCGAGCCTTCGCGTCCGTTCTCTACAAGGGCTAGTATGATTGATGAGCTCTATTATATCTCCTTGCCGATCATCAATGAAACAATGGGAAATGAGGATAGCGATTGGCGAGTGTCAGCGCTTGCCTTAGAGGCAGTTGCGCTCCAAGCTCAGGAACTGCGCGAAGCTTTCCGCACTGAACTTATGGATGCATTATATCCTGTTCTGGAACGTCTAGCGTCCAACAACCAAGCCCTACAAAGGCATGCAATGACGTGCCTCAATGTCCTTACACAAGCCTGCGGTTACCCAGATACTAGCACCATGATTGTCGAGAACGTCGACTATCTCGTCAACTCCGTGGCTATCAAACTGAACACTTTCGATGTATCGCCATATCCTCCACAAGTCTTGCTAATGATGGTAAAATTATGCGGAGCGCGACTTGTTCCTTACCTTGATGACCTTGTGGACTCGATCTTTGGGATCTTAGACCTTTACCACGGATACCCAAAGCTTGTTGAACTGATGTTTAAAGCACTATCTGCAATTGTTGAAGAAAGCACGAAGACTCCCTCAATCCTAGCGATTGAGAATGGTACCGGGAATGCACCAGATCATCTGAAACGAAAATATCAAGAACTAAACATTCATACTCTTGCGGAAGATTTCGCTCGCCGAAAAGCCAAACGCACTGAAGATGCCGGGTTGGCAGGAGATAATGGACTTCTAAATCATCCAATCCGGCCTTGGGCTGAAGAACGCGAAGATAAAGCCCCAAAGGACATCCCTGACAGCGACTCTCTGTCGGATATCCTGGGCAAAGATGAAACGGAGGAGCCATTACCACCACCTCGTGAACCAGAAGATGCAGAAAAACCCCTAAGCAAAACGCActcgcttctcctccatATAGTCAAATCCCTGCCCTTGCATTTGtcctcaccatcaccatATCTCCGTCGATCCTtgctctccatcctcatcgacGTTCTCCCCGTCCTCGCAGCAGACGAAAACAGTTTCCTCCCGCTCATCAACGACCTCTGGCCCGCTGTCATATCGAAAATCAgtttcccttcttccatcGGCAGCacctcatcgtcctcatcaacagcccTACTAAATCTAGGGAACGATACACCTGACGAGAGCGCTGGCGCTCGCAACAACCAGCGGGGTCACCAGAAACAGGCGGGTCTTAACGACGAATTCGATTTCAAGGAGGAGACCTTTGTAACTACCACCGCCTGCAAAGCTGTCGAAACAATGTTCAAATCAGCCGGAGATTTTATGGCGTCCCGCGTCGAGGCTGCATTCCCACGCTGGGAGCGCATATACAATCGCGCCTGGGAAAAAGTTTGTCAGGATACGGACAAGATTATCGAACGGCAACAGAGACAGTATCTCCTTGAAGACTCAAATCCGGACGAGTCTTCAACAGTACTATCTACCACACAACCACAAAAGCGCTTTATCCAATCTCTCTCCCTAGCAAAAGCCGGCTCATCATCCGGCTCGCGAGCGTTTACACCGCACCATATCCTCTGGCGAGCGCTCATCTCGCTCTTTCTAACCATGCTTTCCCACGTGCGTCTGCCTCTAGCAGTCGGCGATCGAATCTGCCTCATTCTCGGTGAATGGATAGCTCGATACGCAGGGACGGGGTACTACTCTTCTCGTGCGGCGTTTCTATTAAAGGATAACGATAGTAACTGCGCTGGCGCGGAGGAAGAAATAAACTCGATTGAGACCGCCATTAGGGCTATGGAGACTTGGAACTCCGATTTAACTTGGTTTATATTTCAGCAGCAAGATGTCAGGTTTCGAGACAGCATGGGGCCGAGGAATGGTGCAAGGGTGTGTGAGCAGTCATTGCAAAACAACGATTCAGGTGCTGCACTGTTGAGTTCGGTGGCTTTCAATGGAGGTCGGCTTCGATTCGCGGAGATGAATTTTTAG
- a CDS encoding uncharacterized protein (transcript_id=CADANIAT00006952) encodes MDAQYPFASRDDIWRVFEELKDLHATQIEQAERIARLERRRDEDARLKSVWGPLSPFPSSVGGTISTEPVFQPTVDTFKGFDQGQHHNMGPMALDPEDEPRRGTSRANSVRFDESAIHGYYGQANRSSSELPIRTGSGMGSLPLTERSLSHRSDGRQSSSGYSHHSARTNSLGLETTNRIMGSMLSDSPLIPPPGLFLLGPVPAIIRCWMTTNFSNDSLLYAAACSGSYRSLLSHAMVRKLGFEEQLVQDVDSQYIKLPMYLPEASVHQASSRPSSPAPQVPTLTIRFLVQHVSTDDTSVQIILGSDVLRAHNADILFSQDKIIMVDDERNKVSIPLVRPENDSVFKHLHTASRHMTPSGDISRTSLDLTSERVDIENPPAVGVIGKRTRVSQEAHPASSPSRDFASEFANSRAAESPDDSRNGKDDSPQVPAKTGISTDTQGDSVVKVQPAGVWGSWKRDTKTDANAAGAGKPSRPRPMKVLRPSKATNRSVSATGPPGASSSEATGPPSSHPASTMTSPESRTGKPLTPNPIGGASAFPWLNAS; translated from the exons ATGGATGCACAGTATCCTTTTGCCTCACGCGACGATATCTGGCGCGTTTTTGAAGAGTTAAAAGACCTGCACGCCACACAGATTGAGCAGGCGGAACGCATTGCGAGACTCGAACGCCGGAGGGACGAGGATGCAAGGTTGAAAAGTGTCTGGGGCCCCTTGTCACCTTTTCCAAGCTCTGTTGGCGGTACGATATCGACGG AGCCCGTATTCCAGCCTACAGTCGACACTTTCAAGGGATTCGACCAAGGACAACATCACAATATGGGTCCCATGGCCTTGGACCCTGAAGATGAACCAAGGAGGGGTACGTCGAGAGCGAATAGCGTTCGATTTGATGAAAGTGCCATACACGGGTATTACGGGCAGGCCAATCGTTCTAGTAGTGAGCTTCCGATAAGAACCGGAAGCGGGATGGGAAGCCTTCCTCTTACTGAGCGATCTTTATCACATCGCTCGGACGGAAGGCAGAGCTCGTCAGGATATTCTCATCATTCAGCCCGAACCAATAGCCTGGGTTTAGAGACAACCAACAGGATAATGGGCTCAATGCTGAGCGATTCGCCTCTCATACCTCCGCCAGGCCTGTTTCTACTAGGCCCCGTTCCAGCTATTATCCGGTGCTGGATGACCACAAATTTCTCGAATGATTCACTTCTTTACGCGGCTGCCTGCAGTGGATCGTATAGATCTCTGTTGAGCCACGCGATGGTTCGAAAGCTGGGTTTTGAGGAACAGCTGGTACAAGACGTTGACTCGCAGTATATCAAGCTTCCAATGtatcttccagaagccagTGTGCATCAGGCTTCATCACGCCCTAGTAGTCCTGCCCCCCAGGTCCCCACCTTGACAATCCGTTTCCTTGTTCAACATGTTAGCACAGATGATACTTCGGTCCAGATCATCCTTGGGAGTGATGTCCTTCGTGCCCATAATGCTGACATCCTGTTTTCGCAAGACAAGATTATTATGGTGGACGACGAAAGGAACAAGGTATCTATTCCTTTGGTACGGCCCGAGAATGACTCTGTTTTCAAACACCTACACACTGCATCGAGACATATGACCCCATCAGGAGATATATCTCGAACGTCGCTTGATTTGACGAGTGAACGTGTTGACATAGAAAACCCACCCGCCGTTGGTGTAATCGGGAAGCGTACTCGCGTTTCGCAAGAGGCTCATCCGGCCTCTTCTCCCAGTCGAGACTTTGCGTCCGAGTTTGCGAATAGTCGAGCAGCAGAATCACCGGATGATTCAAGGAATGGCAAAGATGATAGCCCGCAGGTTCCGGCCAAAACTGGCATATCAACCGACACACAAGGAGACAGTGTTGTGAAGGTGCAGCCCGCTGGTGTATGGGGCTCATGGAAGCGCGACACAAAGACTGACGCGAATGCCGCTGGAGCAGGGAAGCCCTCCCGTCCACGTCCGATGAAGGTTCTCCGGCCCTCAAAAGCTACGAATCGAAGTGTTTCGGCCACTGGGCCACCTGGTGCTTCCAGCAGCGAGGCGACAGGGCCTCCATCATCACATCCTGCATCAACAATGACCTCGCCTGAAAGTCGAACGGGGAAACCACTCACCCCCAACCCGATTGGAGGTGCTTCGGCCTTCCCATGGCTGAATGCGTCCTGA
- a CDS encoding DNA ligase (ATP) CDC9 (transcript_id=CADANIAT00006948) has translation MTQCPFRSKALFALRACPNLCVIHFQYIQLRNIACTSAHLNRLVPAVFQPSNQFSKMPDPKEGKQATLGRFFGSNTNAPKKQTILSFGGNRSKSTSASRPNREPSSLNGNTKNASAVTRGDDVNTGDAFEVKPEMRAGADQNPLKRDKSEDVSDSDESEKVQPSNKRRRKSSGKTPAKPQIDSSPESTKGRKSQVKEPTPEIVVKASGEETPEDPDVSEAEEEGLSASEDETDKKPELKKKEIEKVQATIKGSGNDPYPDWQPGEPVPYAALCTTFSLIEMTTKRLQILAHCSLFLRQVLRLTPQDFLPTVQLMINKLAADYAGIELGIGESLIMKAIGESTGRSLAVIKADQHEIGDLGLVAAKSRSNQPTMFKPKALTVRGVHEGLLNIAKVQGHGAQDKKISGIKKLLSAADAATTGKGSKGIDITKNKGGPSEAKYIVRFLEGKLRLGLAEKTVLVALAQAVVSHEAALKGKKAPSAEELAEGEAILKTVYSELPAYEVIIPALLEHGLSNLREHCKLQPGIPIKPMLAKPTKSITEVLDRFEGKDFTCEYKYDGERAQIHYVAPDETKNYPGAQLTLKESAGLSAIFSRNSEDLSKKYPDVLAKLSTWIKPGVKSFVLDCETVAWDVEAKKVLPFQQLMTRKRKDVKAEDVKVKVCVFAFDLLFLNGEPTVKKPLRQRRDLLHSSFQPIEGEFQFAQYGNTNDLEQIQTLLDDSVKASCEGLMVKMLDTEESGYEPSKRSRNWLKVKKDYLAGVGDSLDLLVLGAYYGRGKRTSVYGAFLLAAYNSNSQTYETICNIGTGFSEAMLDELHTTLSPLVIDRPKPFYSHSTVPKDQPDVWLEPRYVWEVKTADLTLSPRYKAAADEFVGTTGGGGKGVSLRFPRFIKVRDDKKPEQATTTRAVAEMYRKQEAVAKEGSGKGGVDDDFEY, from the exons ATGACCCAATGCCCGTTTCGCAGCAAAGCCTTATTCGCTTTACGTGCTTGCCCTAACCTCTGCGTCATCCATTTTCAATACATTCAGCTACGAAACATTGCGTGCACTTCAGCGCATTTGAATAGACTTGTACCTGCGGTATTCCAACCTTCCAATCAGTTCTCAAAAATGCCAGACCCCAAGGAAGGAAAGCAGGCAACCCTGGG GAGGTTTTTTGGATCCAATACCAACGCACCGAAGAAGCAGACAATCCTTAGTTTTGGCGGCAATCGAAGCAAGTCAACTTCTGCAAGTCGGCCGAACAGGGAACCCTCTTCCTTAAACGGAAATACCAAAAATGCATCAGCTGTTACAAGAGGCGACGATGTCAATACGGGGGACGCTTTTGAGGTTAAGCCTGAGATGAGAGCGGGTGCAGATCAAAACCCGCTGAAACGGGACAAGAGCGAGGACGTAAGCGATAGCGATGAGAGCGAAAAAGTACAGCCCAGCAACAAGAGGCGGCGAAAATCATCGGGCAAAACTCCGGCCAAACCGCAAATTGattcttctcctgaaagCACGAAAGGCCGAAAATCCCAAGTCAAAGAGCCTACACCAGAAATTGTGGTAAAAGCATCTGGAGAGGAAACACCAGAGGATCCTGACGTTtcagaagcggaagaagaaggactATCTGCTAGCGAAGATGAAACGGATAAGAAACCTGaattgaagaaaaaggagattgaaaaAGTTCAAGCAACTATAAAGGGTAGCGGGAACGATCCGTATCCTGACTGGCAGCCTGGGGAGCCTGTTCCATACGCTGCTCTATGCACTACATTCTCTCTCATCGAAATGACAACGAAGCGACTTCAGATCCTTGCTCACTGCTCCCTTTTCCTCCGACAAGTCCTTCGTCTTACTCCTCAGGATTTTCTTCCTACGGTACAATTAATGATCAATAAGCTTGCCGCTGACTACGCTGGCATCGAGCTGGGCATTGGTGAATCCTTGATCATGAAGGCAATTGGCGAAAGTACTGGCCGTAGCTTGGCTGTGATCAAAGCAGACCAGCATGAAATCGGAGATCTGGGCCTGGTTGCGGCCAAAAGCAGGTCGAACCAACCTACAATGTTCAAACCAAAAGCGTTGACTGTTCGTGGGGTGCACGAAGGTCTGCTCAATATTGCGAAGGTTCAGGGTCACGGAGCTCAAGACAAGAAGATATCCGGAATTAAGAAGCTGCTGtccgctgcagatgccgcaACTACAGGGAAAGGCAGCAAGGGAATCGATATCACCAAAAATAAGGGTGGCCCGAGTGAAGCTAAATATATCGTACGATTCCTTGAGGGCAAGCTGCGTCTTGGATTGGCAGAAAAGACTGTTCTTGTTGCACTTGCCCAAGCCGTCGTCTCCCATGAGGCTGCTttgaagggcaagaaggcCCCTTCTGCTGAGGAACTAGCCGAAGGCGAGGCAATCCTGAAGACTGTATACAGCGAATTGCCTGCTTACGAAGTGATTATTCCTGCCCTGCTTGAACATGGTCTGTCGAACCTACGCGAACATTGCAAGCTGCAACCGGGTATTCCAATCAAGCCTATGCTTGCTAAGCCGACCAAATCTATTACAGAAGTCCTAGACCGCTTTGAAGGCAAGGATTTTACATGCGAGTATAAGTACGACGGAGAGAGAGCTCAGATCCACTACGTCGCACCTGACGAAACGAAAAACTACCCAGGCGCCCAACTTACCTTGAAGGAGAGCGCCGGGCTTTCTGCCATTTTCTCTCGAAACTCTGAAGACCTATCCAAAAAGTACCCCGATGTCTTGGCTAAGCTTAGCACCTGGATCAAACCCGGTGTCAAAAGCTTTGTGCTGGACTGCGAGACCGTCGCCTGGGACGTGGAAGCGAAGAAAGTGCTCCCTTTCCAACAATTAATGACTcgaaagaggaaagacgTCAAGGCAGAGGacgtcaaggtcaaggtcTGTGTATTCGCGTTCGACCTTCTGTTTCTAAACGGAGAG CCCACCGTCAAAAAGCCCCTGCGCCAGCGCCGCGATCTCCTTCACTCCTCTTTCCAACCAATCGAAGGCGAATTCCAATTTGCCCAATACGGAAACACCAACGACCTCGAACAAATTCAAaccctcctcgacgactCCGTCAAGGCCTCCTGCGAAGGCCTCATGGTCAAAATGCTCGACACCGAAGAAAGCGGCTACGAACCCTCCAAACGCAGTCGCAACTGGCTTAAGGTAAAAAAGGACTACCTCGCCGGCGTCGGCGATTCCCTCgaccttctcgttctcggcgcCTACTACGGCCGCGGGAAACGAACTTCCGTCTACGGCGCTTTCCTCCTGGCTGCGTACAACTCGAACTCGCAAACATACGAAACAATATGCAATATTGGCACGGGCTTCTCGGAAGCTATGCTTGATGAACTTCACACTACCCTCTCGCCCCTTGTCATCGACCGCCCAAAACCCTTCTACAGCCATTCCACGGTCCCCAAAGACCAACCAGATGTCTGGCTTGAACCGCGCTATGTCTGGGAAGTCAAAACTGCTGATCTCACGCTTAGTCCGCGGTACAAGGCTGCTGCGGATGAGTTTGTTGGTACCACTGGAGGCGGCGGAAAGGGTGTTTCATTGCGCTTTCCGAGGTTCATTAAGGTTCGTGATGACAAGAAGCCAGAGCAGGCGACGACTACCAGGGCTGTTGCGGAGATGTATCGGAAGCAGGAGGCTGTGGCGAAGGAAGGTTCAGGGAAGGGTGGAGTGGATGATGATTTCGAGTATTAA